A genomic segment from Pyrodictium occultum encodes:
- the glmM gene encoding phosphoglucosamine mutase, whose translation MGRLFGTDGVRGVVNEQLTPELALRLGSAIASHFGEGVHVLLGRDARAGGDMILHAVAAGLLSSGARVHVVADGGFAPTPAVQYAVKELGYDLGVVVTASHNPPQYNGIKVIGPMGIEVDRETERQIEEIFFEQRLRRVPWSRAVHDTTVEPRVLDIYVEAVVDRVDKTLIRSRGFRVLVDCANNVSSLTTPRILRRLGVKAYTIACDLSPIPYREPEPTPSSLAEAARTVTALGLDLGVGHDGDGDRAIIVDEKGEAWWGDRTGALLSAYIAEEKLLDTPKRIYTAVSSSRLVEDYLKPRGIEVAWTPVGSVNISYRLLEEGGLAGFEDNGGFIYPPHLLARDGGMTLALFLEMLARRSVRASQLYGELPRYYAVKTKVPMPREKAVRVVEALRQEYSGKPGYRVLTIDGLRVDADDYWFLVRPSGTEPVLRVMVEARSPDRAKELAESLVEKARRLAAG comes from the coding sequence CTGGGCAGGCTCTTCGGCACTGACGGCGTCCGAGGGGTTGTGAACGAGCAGCTCACCCCCGAGCTGGCTCTACGCCTCGGCTCCGCCATAGCCAGCCACTTCGGCGAAGGGGTCCACGTGCTCCTCGGCCGCGACGCGAGAGCAGGCGGCGACATGATACTCCATGCTGTCGCCGCGGGCCTCCTCTCCTCCGGCGCCCGCGTCCACGTGGTGGCTGACGGGGGCTTCGCCCCGACCCCTGCGGTCCAGTATGCTGTGAAGGAGCTGGGCTACGACCTGGGCGTAGTGGTTACTGCTAGCCATAACCCGCCCCAGTACAACGGCATCAAGGTTATAGGTCCAATGGGCATAGAGGTGGACCGGGAGACCGAGAGGCAGATAGAGGAGATCTTCTTCGAGCAGCGGCTCCGCCGGGTGCCCTGGAGCCGCGCGGTGCACGACACCACGGTCGAGCCCCGCGTGCTAGACATCTACGTGGAGGCGGTGGTGGACCGGGTAGACAAGACCCTGATAAGGAGTAGGGGCTTCCGCGTCCTAGTCGACTGCGCTAATAACGTCTCATCGCTCACCACGCCCAGGATACTGCGGAGGCTCGGCGTCAAAGCCTATACAATAGCCTGCGATCTAAGCCCTATCCCCTACCGGGAGCCCGAGCCGACGCCCAGCAGCCTGGCGGAGGCGGCGAGGACGGTCACAGCGCTGGGCCTCGACCTGGGAGTCGGCCACGACGGCGACGGCGACCGCGCGATAATCGTGGATGAGAAGGGGGAGGCCTGGTGGGGCGACCGCACCGGGGCACTGCTCTCAGCCTACATAGCCGAGGAAAAGCTCCTGGACACGCCCAAAAGGATCTACACAGCGGTCTCCAGCAGCAGGCTTGTGGAGGACTACCTCAAGCCCCGGGGGATAGAGGTTGCCTGGACCCCTGTGGGCTCCGTAAACATAAGCTACCGGCTCCTCGAGGAGGGCGGGCTCGCCGGCTTCGAGGATAACGGCGGCTTCATCTACCCTCCCCACCTCCTGGCCCGCGACGGCGGCATGACGCTGGCCCTCTTCCTCGAGATGCTCGCCCGGAGGAGTGTCCGGGCTTCCCAGCTCTACGGCGAGCTGCCCCGCTACTACGCTGTGAAGACCAAGGTGCCGATGCCGAGGGAGAAGGCAGTCAGGGTTGTGGAGGCGCTGAGGCAGGAGTACAGCGGCAAGCCCGGCTACCGCGTGCTGACCATAGACGGATTGAGGGTTGATGCGGACGACTACTGGTTCCTCGTCCGCCCCAGCGGCACCGAGCCGGTGCTAAGGGTGATGGTGGAGGCGAGGAGCCCAGATAGGGCTAAAGAGCTTGCCGAGAGCCTCGTGGAGAAGGCGAGGAGGCTGGCAGCGGGATGA
- a CDS encoding nucleoside phosphorylase → MPRIQPFTKAGKGDVSTHVLVTSLEEVYEHAVSLLHDVVERPGRPGFRLATGSIHRARLSVALRPVGPSALAILIEELSRLGARVLLHLDTGLAISPSLGIGSVVLATAAIKGDGVSKTYAPMEVPAIPDYTLLRHIQQSLEIHDIKTVAGVVWSLDTFYLNEQLLEQGARLYGKIALALDMDTASLFTVSMSRRLMSASVLVIESSLPKGIERGSSYLEEESEELRKKVLDSIERLLRPLLEALALHMEKMKGIKLSSPRPGAGL, encoded by the coding sequence TTGCCCAGGATTCAGCCCTTCACCAAGGCTGGCAAGGGTGACGTGTCAACTCATGTGCTTGTAACTAGCCTTGAAGAGGTCTATGAGCATGCTGTAAGCCTCCTCCACGATGTTGTGGAGAGGCCTGGGAGGCCCGGCTTCAGGCTGGCGACGGGGAGCATCCACCGTGCCCGGCTCTCGGTGGCGCTGAGGCCCGTGGGGCCCTCGGCCCTCGCTATACTCATAGAGGAGCTGTCGAGGCTCGGCGCCCGGGTGCTGCTCCACCTGGATACCGGGCTCGCCATATCGCCCAGCCTGGGTATCGGTAGCGTTGTACTGGCCACGGCGGCGATAAAGGGCGACGGGGTTTCGAAGACCTACGCGCCAATGGAGGTGCCGGCCATACCCGACTATACGCTGCTCCGCCATATACAGCAGTCGCTCGAGATCCACGACATAAAGACAGTGGCGGGGGTGGTCTGGAGCCTTGACACGTTCTACCTCAATGAACAGCTGCTGGAGCAGGGCGCCCGGCTCTACGGCAAGATAGCCCTCGCCCTAGACATGGACACCGCGTCGCTATTCACGGTGTCCATGAGCAGGAGGCTGATGTCAGCCTCGGTTCTCGTCATCGAGTCGAGCCTCCCCAAGGGAATCGAGAGGGGCTCCTCGTATCTAGAGGAGGAGTCGGAGGAGCTGCGCAAAAAGGTGCTAGACAGCATCGAGAGGCTACTCCGGCCCCTGCTCGAGGCGCTGGCCCTGCACATGGAGAAGATGAAGGGTATTAAGCTCTCCTCGCCTAGGCCCGGTGCTGGGCTATGA
- the speD gene encoding adenosylmethionine decarboxylase, with translation METTPVIKPRPQPAPGEPRVYGKHVYGNLYECDREVLSNEERLRQIVVNAAKLGNMTLLDVRSWKIGEGVSVVAIVLESHITIHTWPEYSFATVDVYSCGKHTDPEKAFNYIAAALRAKRIEKKVTERHLE, from the coding sequence ATGGAGACGACGCCCGTTATCAAGCCAAGGCCTCAGCCAGCGCCGGGCGAGCCCAGGGTCTACGGCAAGCATGTCTACGGCAACCTCTACGAGTGCGACCGCGAAGTGCTGAGCAACGAGGAGAGGCTACGCCAGATAGTGGTCAACGCCGCCAAGCTGGGCAACATGACCCTGCTGGATGTGAGGAGCTGGAAAATAGGCGAGGGCGTCAGCGTGGTCGCGATAGTGCTGGAGAGCCATATAACAATACACACCTGGCCCGAGTACTCGTTCGCAACCGTAGATGTTTACAGCTGCGGCAAGCACACCGACCCGGAGAAGGCCTTCAACTACATAGCTGCTGCGCTGCGTGCTAAGCGCATCGAGAAGAAGGTCACAGAGAGGCACCTAGAATAG
- the surE gene encoding 5'/3'-nucleotidase SurE — MTVVAGSTPKILVTNDDGVYSPGLRLLYEAVKDIGKAYVLAPETPKSASGLGITLHKPLRITRVRLWSDVDVYMTNGTPSDVIYLAIEEFSPHLDIVVSGVNIGDNTSIQVILSSGTIGAAAQAALLGIPGLAFSANVDEASQLEEDRETWENIKKIIRRIVLWVLDNGIPEGADIISVNFPRRVTRETRVKIAPAARIKFLQKVSVLYDPRGRKYYWLYGTLVEPEPGSDVYVVHVENAIAVTPLSLNMNPPRSSWSTMVEKLKPMVSLVEAELAGASKS, encoded by the coding sequence GTGACCGTAGTGGCGGGGAGCACGCCTAAGATACTGGTAACTAACGACGATGGCGTCTACAGCCCAGGGCTCAGACTGCTATATGAGGCTGTAAAGGATATAGGGAAAGCCTACGTCCTCGCACCCGAGACCCCTAAGAGCGCCAGCGGGCTTGGCATAACGCTCCACAAGCCCTTGCGGATAACCAGAGTGAGGCTTTGGAGCGACGTAGACGTCTACATGACTAACGGCACACCCAGCGACGTGATATACCTGGCTATAGAGGAGTTCTCCCCCCATCTCGACATAGTAGTCTCCGGGGTCAATATAGGCGATAACACGAGTATACAGGTCATACTCTCGTCGGGAACCATAGGTGCAGCCGCCCAGGCCGCACTACTCGGCATACCAGGCCTAGCCTTCTCAGCCAACGTGGACGAGGCCAGCCAGCTCGAGGAGGACAGGGAGACCTGGGAGAACATCAAGAAGATTATACGCCGCATAGTCCTATGGGTGCTGGATAACGGGATCCCCGAGGGCGCCGACATTATCAGCGTCAACTTCCCCCGGAGGGTGACCAGGGAGACCAGGGTCAAGATAGCGCCGGCTGCTAGGATAAAGTTCCTGCAGAAGGTGAGCGTCCTCTACGACCCCCGCGGTAGGAAGTACTACTGGCTTTACGGCACACTAGTGGAGCCGGAGCCCGGCTCCGATGTATACGTGGTCCATGTGGAGAACGCTATAGCGGTGACCCCGCTCTCGCTCAACATGAACCCGCCGAGGAGCTCCTGGAGCACTATGGTCGAGAAGCTGAAGCCCATGGTGAGCCTTGTCGAGGCCGAGCTGGCCGGGGCCAGCAAGAGTTAA
- a CDS encoding Trm112 family protein: MKYRFMDLAACPMCKHFPLELYVIEERTYPEREQEIRKLLERFKPPLCELYCYRLQTPVGKKIEEVGSAAPCAECLKVEVVTGVLYCPNCGRWYPIIDEIPRMLPDNLRKKEEDLRFLRKYQDRLPEKIVRHGKPWNLRGS, translated from the coding sequence ATGAAGTACCGGTTCATGGACCTCGCAGCATGCCCTATGTGTAAACACTTCCCCCTGGAGCTCTACGTGATAGAGGAGAGGACGTACCCGGAGAGGGAGCAGGAGATAAGGAAGCTGCTTGAGCGCTTCAAGCCGCCGCTCTGCGAGCTCTACTGCTACCGGCTCCAGACCCCCGTAGGCAAGAAGATAGAGGAGGTCGGCTCTGCAGCCCCCTGCGCCGAGTGCTTGAAGGTCGAGGTCGTTACCGGCGTCCTCTACTGTCCCAACTGCGGCCGCTGGTACCCGATAATAGATGAGATACCCAGGATGCTTCCCGACAACCTGCGGAAGAAGGAGGAGGACCTACGCTTCCTCCGCAAGTACCAGGACCGGCTCCCCGAGAAGATAGTCCGCCATGGCAAGCCCTGGAACCTCCGCGGGAGCTAA